A window of the Lactuca sativa cultivar Salinas chromosome 7, Lsat_Salinas_v11, whole genome shotgun sequence genome harbors these coding sequences:
- the LOC111883841 gene encoding glutathione hydrolase 3 has protein sequence MGEQSIETPFLKAAEDCKSRNRWRTAIWFFISLTALIFICFASSLDWRVQVDDALKGHKATNKVQSSDEVESWKAVVAADDARCSEIGASVLNDGGHAVDAAVAVALCGGVVNPMASGIGGGGFMVVRSADTSETLAFDFRETAPAASTQNMYQNDITTKYSGPLSMGIPGEVAGLHKAWLKHGRLPWNSLFQPAIHLAKHGFQVAPYLANSISSNSDSIKKDPGLRSVFAPGGNLLQAGDTCYNIELGLSLEAIAEGGPDALYDGVVGEKLVDDVQSAGGILTMEDLRNYEVKVTNAVEVNTMGFTIFGMPPPSGGTLGIALVLNILNAFENTNDAKGALGLHRLIEALKHMFALRMNLGDPDFVDISKTASQMLSPSFAKKIQKRILDNTTFPSEYYLPRWSQIEDQGTSHFCIVDADRNAVSMTTTVNYPFGGGVLSPATGIVLNNEMGDFSVPTEISSDSLPPSPTNFIKPNKRPLSSMTPVIVTKGGQLVGVIGGSGGMYIIPAVLEVFLNHFVLGMEPLNAVQSPRVYHKLVPNVVYYENWTVIDGDHIELSDERKEFLKERGHVLQPKSGGAVCQLIVQNLKKKKLFYNKNDNKEVLRGMLTAVSDPRKDGRPAAC, from the exons ATGGGGGAACAGAGCATAGAAACTCCATTTTTGAAAGCAGCAGAAGATTGCAAAAGCAGGAACAGATGGAGAACAGCAATTTGGTTCTTCATTTCACTTACAGCCCTAATTT TTATCTGCTTCGCATCGAGTCTAGATTGGAGAGTACAAGTAGACGATGCGTTGAAAGGACATAAAGCAACCAATAAGGTACAATCGAGCGATGAAGTTGAGTCATGGAAAGCAGTGGTTGCTGCCGATGATGCCCGGTGTTCGGAGATTGGTGCATCCGTTCTTAACGACGGAGGTCATGCCGTCGATGCTGCGGTGGCGGTTGCTCTGTGCGGTGGCGTTGTGAATCCGATGGCTAGTGGtattggtggtggtgggtttatGGTTGTTCGATCTGCAGATACGTCGGAAACCCTCGCGTTTGATTTCAGGGAAACTGCTCCGGCGGCTTCCACGCAG AACATGTATCAAAACGACATAACAACCAAATATTCCGGACCACTATCCATGGGTATACCCGGTGAGGTGGCGGGTCTACACAAAGCATGGTTAAAACACGGTCGATTACCCTGGAACTCATTATTCCAACCCGCTATCCACCTAGCCAAACACGGGTTTCAAGTCGCTCCATATCTAGCCAATTCAATCTCAAGCAATTCCGATTCAATCAAAAAAGACCCAGGACTACGATCCGTGTTTGCGCCAGGTGGCAACCTTTTACAGGCTGGTGACACGTGCTATAATATTGAACTTGGTTTGAGCTTGGAAGCCATAGCAGAAGGAGGTCCCGATGCGTTGTATGATGGTGTGGTTGGTGAGAAGTTGGTTGATGATGTTCAGTCTGCAGGCGGGATTTTGACTATGGAGGATTTAAGAAATTACGAAGTCAAAGTTACGAATGCTGTTGAGGTTAATACAATGGGGTTTACTATTTTTGGTATGCCACCTCCATCAGGTGGTACACTCGGGATAGCTCTG GTTTTAAATATTTTGAACGCCTTTGAGAACACAAACGATGCTAAAGGAGCATTGGGTTTACACCGATTAATTGAAGCACTAAAACATATGTTTGCTTTACGGATGAATTTGGGAGACCCGGATTTTGTGGATATAAGTAAAACCGCATCACAAATGCTTTCCCCTTCATTtgctaaaaaaattcaaaaaagaaTTCTCGACAACACTACTTTCCCTTCGGAATATTACTTGCCCAG GTGGAGTCAAATTGAAGACCAAGGTACAAGTCATTTTTGCATAGTGGATGCAGATAGAAACGCCGTATCAATGACCACCACCGTGAACTACCCATTTGGTGGCGGTGTTTTATCTCCGGCGACCGGAATTGTGTTAAACAATGAAATGGGTGATTTTTCAGTGCCTACAGAAATCTCATCCGACAGCCTCCCGCCTTCCCCTACAAATTTTATTAAACCTAACAAGAGGCCATTGTCTTCCATGACTCCAGTCATCGTCACCaag GGTGGTCAATTGGTTGGGGTGATTGGAGGGAGTGGTGGGATGTATATAATTCCAGCTGTTTTAGAGGTGTtccttaatcattttgtattaGGAATGGAGCCTTTAAATGCTGTTCAATCTCCAAGAGTTTACCACaag TTGGTACCGAATGTGGTGTACTATGAGAATTGGACAGTGATTGATGGTGATCATATCGAGTTATCAgatgaaagaaaagaatttttaaaagaAAGAGGACATGTATTACAACCAAAATCAGGGGGTGCTGTGTGTCAATTAATTGTTcagaatttaaagaaaaaaaaattattttataataaaaatgataatAAAGAGGTTTTGAGAGGGATGCTTACGGCTGTGAGTGATCCAAGGAAAGATGGTAGGCCGGCTGCTTGCTGA
- the LOC111883816 gene encoding leucine-rich repeat extensin-like protein 5 — protein MSLPPTTCYHPSPPTTSTTPHNQQPSPLTTTTYHHHPPPSPTPTTHQNHRQTTTTYHYHPSQPPAITISPITYQNHHTSSPPSPPPITTTRRRHLPPTIITTLHVTPTTIHHHHHHLPPTTTKHHYTHHHHL, from the coding sequence ATGTCATTACCACCAACCACCtgctaccacccatcaccaccaaccacctccaccaccccccaCAACCAACAACCATCCCCACTGACCACCACCACCTATCATCACCACCCGCCACCATCACCTACACCTACTACCCACCAAAACCACCGACAAACGACAACCACCTATCACTACCACCCATCACAACCACCCGCCATCACCATCTCACCCATCACCTACCAAAACCACCATACTTCATCACCACcgtcaccaccacccatcacaacCACTCGTCGCCGCCACCTGCCACCTACTATAATCACTACCCTACATGTCACCCCCACCAccattcaccaccaccaccaccacctaccacctaCCACCACCAAACATCACTACACACACCACCACCACTtgtga